A single genomic interval of Asinibacterium sp. OR53 harbors:
- a CDS encoding rhamnogalacturonan acetylesterase produces the protein MKRLNFFFVAIIALSSFVALEEHKPVLYIIGDSTVKNGSGHSTLVLQGWGSWIDDYFDTTKISVQNHAIGGRSSRTFITEGRWNKILETLQKGDYVMMQFGHNDASPLDDTARARGTIRGIGNDSTEIYNPIRKQKEMVHTYGWYMRKMISDTKAKGAIPIICSPIPRYNYKDGKINRDSYATWSKELAEQTHAYFIPLNELIAVEYEKMDSLTVKKLFPQDHTHTNREGAVMNAQLVAKGLKETDCSLRKFLK, from the coding sequence ATGAAACGGCTAAATTTTTTCTTTGTTGCAATCATAGCACTCTCTTCTTTTGTTGCGCTCGAAGAGCACAAACCCGTGTTGTATATTATTGGAGATTCAACCGTTAAAAACGGCAGCGGGCATTCGACCCTTGTTTTGCAAGGCTGGGGTTCGTGGATAGACGACTATTTCGATACAACGAAGATCAGCGTTCAGAACCATGCCATCGGCGGAAGGAGCAGCCGGACTTTTATAACAGAAGGAAGATGGAATAAAATTTTAGAAACGCTGCAAAAAGGCGATTATGTGATGATGCAGTTTGGTCATAATGATGCGAGCCCATTAGATGATACTGCCCGTGCCAGGGGAACCATCAGGGGCATTGGAAACGACAGTACAGAAATTTACAACCCCATCCGTAAACAAAAAGAAATGGTACACACTTACGGCTGGTATATGAGAAAAATGATCAGCGATACCAAAGCCAAAGGCGCTATTCCCATTATTTGTTCCCCCATCCCCCGGTATAATTATAAGGACGGAAAAATAAACAGAGACAGCTACGCAACCTGGAGCAAAGAACTGGCTGAACAAACCCATGCTTATTTTATTCCGTTGAATGAACTCATAGCTGTTGAATACGAAAAAATGGATTCTCTTACAGTAAAAAAATTATTCCCGCAAGATCATACGCATACTAATAGAGAAGGCGCTGTAATGAATGCGCAGTTGGTGGCGAAGGGTTTAAAGGAAACAGATTGCTCCCTGCGTAAATTCTTGAAATAA
- a CDS encoding glycosyl hydrolase, producing the protein MLKKIIASITMLAVVQGYAQQWPAIHKETKPWTRWWWMGSAVDKAGLDQQLKSFNEVGFGGVEVVPIYGAIGYEKKYINYLSPQWMKMLDYTVNKTALFNMGVDISVGTGWPIGGPQVSIQDAATKMIVQTYVLKAGETLKEKIVLNDGKQKGLPGVFLSVVTAYDENGKSVVITDHVLADGSLQWQPQTGNWKIFALFVGKTRQMVKRAAAGGEGYTLDHFSSNAIVNYFKTFDTAFGNSNHGVRSFFNDSYEVYNADWTPDFFNEFVKRRGYDLRPYIKQLVVKSDDEITARVKSDYRETMSDLMLQHFTKKFTDWAHSKKALNTNQAHGSPGNLLDLYAAVDIPESETFGSSAFNIPGLRRDSEDIRNVDPDPNMLKFASSAAHVMGKKFTSNETFTWLTEHFKTSWSQCKPEVEQAFLAGINHVFYHGATYSPANLPWPGWLFYASVNFVPNNSLWPHLKGLNEYITRCQSVLQSGEPDNEVLAYWPVYDNWSNTEGLDMPFKVHDINVWLHPTAFYKNLTHLQHQGYSMDFSSDKMLKEASVDNGNIRVSAKGAAYKALLVSSCKYMPVASFEQILRLAKEGAVIVLQQFPEDVPGLDNLERNRKQLKALIASVVAAQKTNGIKEAIIGKGRIIIAGDVEAALKFVKINRETLTDQGLKFIRRKINHGKYYYIVNHTPKTINDWISLNTSANAVVLMDPQTGETGSASFHHRENGVQVKLQLQPGEAMIIKATNEVAKTGRWHYLSAEQHAIILNNDWKLHFTSGGPFIPADRTMKQLQPWTAFTGDSATQYFSDAAVYSTSFQLNTKAADDYLLQLDQLYESARIKINGKDAGIIWSIPFKLKVGEYLKAGNNTVEIAVCNLMANRIRYMDKHQLEWRKYHEINFVNINYKNFDASDWKVQPSGLGGAVKIIPINY; encoded by the coding sequence ATGCTCAAAAAAATCATTGCTTCCATTACAATGCTGGCTGTTGTGCAAGGCTATGCCCAACAATGGCCTGCTATCCATAAAGAAACAAAACCATGGACGCGCTGGTGGTGGATGGGGAGCGCTGTGGACAAAGCCGGACTTGACCAACAGCTGAAATCCTTTAATGAAGTGGGTTTCGGAGGAGTGGAAGTGGTGCCCATTTACGGCGCTATAGGATACGAGAAAAAGTATATCAACTACCTGTCGCCACAATGGATGAAGATGCTCGACTATACGGTTAACAAAACAGCGTTGTTCAATATGGGGGTTGATATTTCTGTAGGAACCGGCTGGCCTATCGGCGGTCCACAGGTGAGCATACAGGATGCGGCAACAAAAATGATCGTTCAAACTTATGTACTCAAAGCCGGAGAAACACTCAAAGAAAAGATTGTATTGAACGATGGTAAACAGAAAGGTCTGCCCGGTGTGTTCCTGAGCGTGGTTACCGCTTATGATGAAAATGGTAAATCGGTTGTGATAACCGATCATGTTTTAGCGGATGGCAGCTTGCAATGGCAACCCCAAACGGGTAACTGGAAAATTTTTGCCTTGTTTGTTGGTAAAACCCGGCAAATGGTCAAGCGCGCTGCTGCCGGTGGCGAGGGTTATACATTGGATCATTTTTCTTCCAATGCGATTGTAAATTATTTCAAAACATTCGACACGGCTTTTGGCAACTCCAATCATGGTGTTCGTTCTTTTTTTAACGACAGTTATGAAGTCTATAATGCCGATTGGACCCCTGATTTTTTCAATGAGTTTGTAAAAAGAAGAGGATATGATCTGAGGCCTTATATCAAACAGCTGGTTGTAAAATCCGATGATGAAATTACCGCGCGGGTTAAATCTGATTACCGGGAAACGATGAGCGATTTGATGCTGCAGCATTTTACGAAGAAATTTACTGATTGGGCCCACAGCAAAAAAGCGTTGAATACCAACCAGGCGCATGGCTCCCCGGGGAATCTGCTGGACTTATATGCAGCAGTTGATATCCCGGAATCTGAAACCTTTGGCAGCTCTGCGTTCAACATACCAGGATTGAGGAGAGACAGCGAAGACATCCGGAATGTAGATCCCGACCCCAACATGCTAAAATTCGCATCTTCTGCTGCGCATGTTATGGGAAAGAAATTTACTTCCAATGAAACATTCACCTGGCTGACCGAACATTTTAAAACCTCGTGGAGCCAGTGCAAGCCCGAAGTAGAGCAGGCTTTTCTGGCGGGCATCAATCATGTATTTTATCACGGAGCCACTTATTCACCCGCAAATCTGCCATGGCCGGGATGGTTATTCTATGCATCGGTGAATTTTGTTCCAAATAACAGCCTGTGGCCGCATTTAAAAGGATTGAATGAATACATAACAAGATGCCAGTCGGTTCTGCAGAGCGGCGAGCCGGACAACGAAGTGCTGGCTTATTGGCCTGTATATGATAACTGGTCTAATACCGAAGGGTTGGATATGCCATTTAAAGTACATGATATCAATGTGTGGTTACACCCTACAGCATTCTATAAAAACCTTACCCATCTGCAACACCAGGGCTATTCGATGGATTTTTCTTCGGACAAGATGTTAAAAGAGGCAAGTGTTGACAATGGTAACATCAGGGTTTCAGCTAAAGGTGCTGCATACAAGGCTTTGCTTGTTTCAAGTTGTAAGTACATGCCGGTAGCTAGTTTTGAACAAATACTTAGATTGGCTAAAGAGGGTGCTGTAATTGTGTTACAGCAATTCCCGGAAGATGTACCAGGACTGGATAACCTCGAACGAAATAGAAAACAATTAAAGGCATTGATTGCTTCTGTTGTTGCGGCGCAGAAAACCAATGGCATCAAAGAAGCGATTATAGGAAAAGGGCGCATCATCATTGCCGGTGATGTTGAAGCGGCATTGAAATTTGTAAAGATCAACCGGGAAACACTGACCGACCAGGGATTGAAGTTCATCAGGAGAAAAATCAATCATGGTAAATACTATTATATTGTTAACCATACGCCTAAAACGATCAATGACTGGATCTCATTAAATACCAGTGCCAATGCAGTTGTATTGATGGATCCGCAAACAGGTGAAACCGGATCAGCTTCATTTCATCACCGGGAAAACGGCGTGCAGGTTAAACTGCAATTACAACCAGGCGAAGCCATGATCATCAAAGCCACTAATGAGGTGGCCAAAACCGGTAGATGGCATTATTTATCTGCTGAACAACATGCTATTATATTAAACAATGATTGGAAATTACATTTTACCAGTGGCGGTCCGTTTATTCCGGCAGACAGAACGATGAAACAACTGCAACCCTGGACGGCTTTCACAGGAGATTCAGCTACACAATATTTTTCTGACGCTGCGGTGTATTCAACCAGTTTCCAATTAAATACGAAAGCAGCAGATGATTATCTTTTGCAGTTAGATCAATTGTATGAGAGCGCGAGAATAAAAATCAATGGAAAAGATGCCGGTATCATCTGGAGCATTCCGTTTAAACTGAAAGTGGGTGAATATTTAAAAGCGGGGAATAATACCGTTGAAATAGCCGTTTGTAACCTGATGGCCAATCGTATCCGGTATATGGACAAGCATCAATTGGAGTGGAGAAAATACCATGAAATAAATTTTGTAAACATCAACTATAAAAATTTCGATGCTTCCGATTGGAAAGTCCAGCCATCTGGATTAGGTGGAGCCGTAAAGATCATTCCCATAAATTATTAA
- a CDS encoding glycoside hydrolase family 88 protein: protein MKKVFSQPMMRRCKALFAFCLMLCLLSPNSYAQKLPNKKELLKTLELTNAYFMQKWPDAGKSIITNKERPSNIWTRAVYYEGLMALYAIDKKQLFVDYAIQWGEKHQWNLRNGVTVRNADDQACGQTYIDLYLLDKKEERIRNVKACMDNMLKTDKVDDWSWIDAIQMAMPVFAKLGALYQDTNYFEKMHKMYDFTKYHHGANGLFNAKDGLWWRDKDFTPPYKEPNGADCYWSRGNGWVVAALVRTLSALPRSNQYYTEFLGDYKSMMNALLPLQRTDGFWNASLKDPSHFGGKELTGTALFLYGMAWGVNNGLIDKKKYLPVIIKAWNALEKDCVHPDGKLGYMQGTGKEPKDGQPVTYDSTPDFEDYGLGCFLLAGTEVYKIKR, encoded by the coding sequence ATGAAAAAAGTTTTTTCTCAACCGATGATGCGGCGCTGCAAAGCACTTTTTGCTTTTTGTTTAATGCTTTGCCTCCTGTCACCCAACAGCTATGCACAAAAGCTACCCAATAAAAAAGAGTTATTAAAAACATTGGAGCTTACGAATGCATATTTTATGCAGAAATGGCCCGATGCCGGAAAGTCGATCATTACAAATAAAGAGCGTCCTTCCAATATCTGGACAAGGGCGGTATATTATGAAGGACTGATGGCATTGTATGCCATCGATAAAAAACAATTGTTTGTAGATTATGCCATTCAATGGGGAGAAAAACACCAATGGAATTTGCGCAATGGCGTTACCGTTAGAAATGCAGATGACCAGGCTTGCGGACAAACCTATATAGACCTCTACCTGCTGGATAAAAAAGAAGAGCGCATCCGGAATGTGAAAGCCTGCATGGATAATATGCTGAAAACAGATAAGGTAGATGACTGGAGCTGGATCGATGCGATTCAAATGGCCATGCCTGTTTTTGCGAAACTGGGTGCATTGTACCAGGATACTAACTATTTTGAAAAGATGCACAAAATGTACGACTTCACTAAGTATCATCACGGAGCAAATGGTTTGTTCAATGCTAAAGATGGGTTATGGTGGCGCGACAAGGATTTCACCCCACCCTATAAAGAACCCAATGGCGCCGATTGTTACTGGAGCCGGGGAAATGGATGGGTGGTGGCGGCCCTGGTAAGGACCTTATCGGCCTTACCCAGGTCTAACCAATATTATACTGAATTCCTTGGCGATTATAAAAGCATGATGAATGCCCTCTTGCCACTACAACGAACAGATGGTTTCTGGAACGCGAGTTTAAAAGACCCCTCACATTTTGGTGGCAAGGAGTTAACGGGTACCGCCCTTTTTTTGTACGGTATGGCATGGGGTGTTAACAATGGTCTCATCGATAAAAAAAAATATTTACCCGTTATCATAAAAGCATGGAATGCTTTAGAAAAAGACTGTGTTCACCCCGATGGAAAACTGGGTTATATGCAGGGAACGGGTAAGGAGCCGAAAGACGGGCAGCCTGTTACCTACGATTCTACCCCCGATTTTGAAGACTACGGACTGGGTTGCTTTCTATTAGCAGGCACTGAAGTCTATAAAATCAAACGTTGA
- a CDS encoding GAF domain-containing sensor histidine kinase, with protein MSFNEEERIWTLSQFDIDYLEISDLFKDLTRLAAKIAGTDISLINLIDSYTQWTIANYGLNIEQMPKEESVCQYTIQAPQQFEVKKLSEDERFKKKYYVAGDPYADYYFGVPLTTSGGFNLGALCVLDKREKELTPEKIDLLKIVAREVVSRLETLKIIRELKSSAEAAKDNQKKVAHDIRGPLAGIIGLTQVINEQSQDLSKEEVLEFVEMIYKAGNSLLDLVSEILRQEDRAEMNKQQSRKEAYTIKSLKNKLEQLYGPQAHNKDIVLKIQIDASSNTDAHFPKNKIIQIIGNLVTNAIKFTPAGGKVEVGLCLTVSKDLHNNLKIVVSDTGIGLTDSAILKILNKEKESTAGTEGEAGFGFGLPLVKRLVDDLKGEMQIVSSPGNGTTFTVTVNVEII; from the coding sequence ATGTCATTTAACGAAGAAGAAAGAATTTGGACACTATCCCAGTTCGATATTGATTACCTGGAAATTTCTGATTTATTCAAAGATTTAACAAGACTGGCTGCAAAGATCGCCGGAACAGATATTTCGTTGATCAACCTGATAGATTCTTATACCCAATGGACCATTGCCAATTATGGTCTCAATATAGAGCAAATGCCCAAAGAAGAATCTGTTTGCCAGTACACCATCCAGGCGCCTCAGCAGTTTGAAGTAAAAAAATTATCTGAGGATGAACGTTTCAAAAAAAAGTATTATGTCGCAGGCGATCCTTATGCTGACTATTATTTCGGTGTTCCCCTGACTACCAGTGGCGGATTTAATTTAGGCGCTTTATGTGTCTTGGATAAAAGAGAAAAAGAATTGACGCCTGAAAAAATTGACCTACTGAAAATAGTAGCACGCGAAGTAGTGAGCAGACTTGAAACACTTAAAATCATTCGGGAGTTAAAAAGCAGCGCAGAGGCAGCTAAAGATAACCAAAAAAAGGTAGCCCATGACATAAGGGGGCCACTGGCGGGCATCATAGGACTAACCCAGGTGATCAACGAGCAATCACAAGACCTGTCTAAAGAAGAAGTGCTGGAATTTGTAGAGATGATTTACAAAGCCGGCAACTCTCTGCTGGATCTTGTAAGTGAAATTTTGCGACAGGAAGACAGAGCCGAAATGAATAAACAACAGTCTAGAAAGGAGGCATACACCATAAAGTCTTTAAAAAATAAGCTGGAACAATTGTATGGTCCGCAGGCCCACAATAAAGACATTGTTTTAAAAATCCAAATCGATGCTTCATCGAATACAGATGCCCATTTTCCCAAAAATAAAATAATACAGATTATTGGCAATCTGGTTACCAATGCCATAAAATTTACACCGGCCGGCGGGAAGGTAGAGGTAGGACTATGTCTTACTGTAAGTAAAGATTTACATAACAATTTGAAGATCGTTGTCAGTGATACGGGAATAGGACTTACAGATTCCGCAATATTGAAAATACTGAATAAAGAAAAAGAATCCACAGCAGGTACGGAAGGGGAAGCGGGTTTCGGTTTTGGCCTGCCACTGGTAAAACGATTAGTAGATGATCTTAAGGGAGAAATGCAGATCGTTTCTTCGCCAGGAAATGGTACAACCTTTACTGTTACTGTTAATGTTGAGATAATATAA
- a CDS encoding glycoside hydrolase family 88 protein, translated as MRSVFFFCCISLLCLEATSQQVKPFHTDKKLLSVIDKNFKDAAAQYKLLTAKLPEQKFPKTYFSTKDQYEFSSSGWWCSGFYPGTLLYLYQQTRDTALYNAAEKSMHYLQKEQHNTSTHDLGFMMYCSFGNANKIRSSQENIDILMNSARSLATRFNAQVGCIKSWDHTNWKFPVIIDNMMNLELLFWATHQSGDSSFYKIAVSHANTTMKNHFRPDYSSYHMVNYDPQTGAVIAKKTVQGYADSSAWARGQAWGLYGYTAMYRETKNTTYLHEAEHIADFILNHPNYPADGIPYWDFNAPDIPHALRDASAAAIMASAWIELYQYTDRQRAKKYLSAAEKVLRTLSTDMYKAKAGENGGFILKHGVGHMPNKSEVDVPLTYGDYYFVEAMARYKKIGRGLSVRN; from the coding sequence ATGAGATCGGTATTCTTTTTTTGCTGCATCAGTTTGTTATGTCTGGAAGCAACATCGCAACAGGTAAAACCTTTTCACACAGATAAAAAATTATTGTCAGTCATTGATAAAAATTTTAAAGATGCTGCTGCGCAGTATAAATTGCTGACGGCAAAACTTCCTGAACAAAAATTCCCCAAAACCTATTTCTCAACAAAGGATCAGTATGAATTCAGTTCATCCGGTTGGTGGTGCAGTGGTTTTTACCCGGGAACATTGTTGTATTTGTACCAGCAAACAAGGGACACGGCTTTATACAATGCGGCAGAAAAAAGCATGCATTACCTGCAAAAAGAACAGCATAATACTTCTACCCACGACCTGGGTTTTATGATGTATTGCAGTTTTGGCAATGCTAATAAGATACGTTCCTCTCAAGAGAACATCGATATCCTCATGAACAGCGCCCGCTCTTTGGCAACACGTTTTAATGCGCAGGTAGGTTGTATTAAATCCTGGGATCACACCAATTGGAAGTTCCCAGTTATCATCGATAACATGATGAACCTGGAATTGCTTTTCTGGGCTACTCATCAATCGGGCGACTCCTCTTTTTATAAAATAGCCGTGTCGCATGCCAACACTACTATGAAAAACCATTTCCGTCCGGATTATAGCTCTTACCACATGGTGAATTACGATCCGCAGACCGGGGCTGTTATCGCAAAGAAAACAGTTCAGGGCTATGCAGATTCTTCTGCCTGGGCACGCGGACAGGCATGGGGATTATATGGTTACACGGCGATGTATCGTGAAACAAAAAATACAACTTATTTGCACGAGGCAGAACATATCGCCGATTTTATTTTGAATCACCCCAACTATCCGGCAGATGGCATTCCTTACTGGGATTTCAATGCGCCGGATATACCCCATGCTTTGCGGGATGCTTCTGCAGCGGCCATCATGGCATCGGCATGGATAGAATTGTACCAATATACAGACAGGCAACGGGCTAAAAAATACCTGTCAGCAGCGGAGAAAGTGCTCAGGACATTGTCTACCGATATGTATAAAGCGAAGGCAGGAGAAAACGGCGGTTTTATATTGAAACATGGTGTTGGTCACATGCCCAATAAATCCGAAGTGGATGTGCCATTGACTTATGGAGACTATTATTTCGTTGAAGCGATGGCACGGTATAAAAAAATAGGCAGAGGTTTGTCTGTAAGGAATTGA